The Archocentrus centrarchus isolate MPI-CPG fArcCen1 chromosome 24, fArcCen1, whole genome shotgun sequence DNA segment TTTATGCTTTTTTCCATCATTATTTCCAGTTTAATTGTTGCCCTATTTGTTTCTTCACCTGAAAAAGAAGAACATGCAGAGGatccttcataaaaaaaaacatatgttcTCTAACAGTTGATTAAAGCTTCAgatcaataaaatatacaaaactaAATTCTTGGCATTACCTGGTAATTTTGTTGACACGTTTATGATTTCCAgctcttttgttgtatttttagttATTGTGTCTATTTTaattgttgttgctgtgtttgtttcttcaccTGAACCAAAGAACACAATTCAGTGAACCTTTTATTAACAAGCTGTAAGTTCAGTCAGTTAGCTTTATTAAGCTTCAGATTAATAAAATTAGCAATTATTCAGATTAacatgaatttatttaaaaagttccTCAGACTCTCTCCTGATTTCTTACCTGATGAACGAGGGCTGAAGGAAAAAAGCTGCACTTTGTTATCTTCTGTCGTAACAATACACTTAAAGTCATAACTTGATATGTGAGTGTATGCAAGGTTCAGAAAGGTCACAGTAGCAGAGCAGCGAGACTGTGATGTTTGTAAATTTGAGTAAGGTGTATTCAGATCTTCACTGTTATGGATCcacttcactctgtgtttacAGCGTTCATATGTCCTCACAGAGCAGCTTAAAGTCACCTGATCAGTGTTCTTCTGTTCAGTCACTGTGAAGATGAATTTCAagtgaaagacaaagaaagaagaagtttatttttctaaatataaTGTGTCAGTTTGTTATTCTAACAAAAATATTGTGGTGTAAATACTCACTGatgacaacagacagaagaaCCACAGCATCCTGACCTTCCTGTGTCTCTGATTCCCTCCTAAACTGTCTGCAGGTGTAACGACCAACATCCTCAACTGTGACCTTCTTTATAATCAGTGAGCAGTCTGCTGTAACACTCAGTCTGTTTGATTTGGCTGTTTCTCTGATCTTTCCAAGATCAGCAAGCTCTactgtttgtgtgctttgtgaGTCACTGAAGAACCAGGTGGTAGCGTCACAGCTGTGCTGATTCTTGAT contains these protein-coding regions:
- the LOC115774508 gene encoding uncharacterized protein LOC115774508 isoform X1, producing the protein MTEQKNTDQVTLSCSVRTYERCKHRVKWIHNSEDLNTPYSNLQTSQSRCSATVTFLNLAYTHISSYDFKCIVTTEDNKVQLFSFSPRSSGEETNTATTIKIDTITKNTTKELEIINVSTKLPGEETNRATIKLEIMMEKSIKVDLTAKELEITDGSRKLPGWCWYRLSVVSVGLAALITAAVVVNIWIRAGKKKQRRMKTRCVDDDGAGNSGNVRSSAEL
- the LOC115774508 gene encoding uncharacterized protein LOC115774508 isoform X3 gives rise to the protein MTEQKNTDQVTLSCSVRTYERCKHRVKWIHNSEDLNTPYSNLQTSQSRCSATVTFLNLAYTHISSYDFKCIVTTEDNKVQLFSFSPRSSGEETNTATTIKIDTITKNTTKELEIINVSTKLPGEETNRATIKLEIMMEKSIKVDLTAKELEITDGSRKLPGWCWYRLSVVSVGLAALITAAVVVNIWIRAGKKKQRRMKTRG
- the LOC115774508 gene encoding uncharacterized protein LOC115774508 isoform X2, translated to MTEQKNTDQVTLSCSVRTYERCKHRVKWIHNSEDLNTPYSNLQTSQSRCSATVTFLNLAYTHISSYDFKCIVTTEDNKVQLFSFSPRSSGEETNTATTIKIDTITKNTTKELEIINVSTKLPGEETNRATIKLEIMMEKSIKVDLTAKELEITDGSRKLPGWCWYRLSVVSVGLAALITAAVVVNIWIRAVDLFREEKAATDENTVCR